In Nymphaea colorata isolate Beijing-Zhang1983 chromosome 5, ASM883128v2, whole genome shotgun sequence, one genomic interval encodes:
- the LOC116255011 gene encoding protein PMR5 has product MSFRRLWPSVLLAFLWFSPGVQPALLLAKHHKKASARTPRSPLPRNASACDIFVGSWVVDRDYPLYPSSDCPYIDPEFNCQLFGRPDSQYLKYRWQPSNCDLPRFDGQLFLSKMKGKSMMFVGDSLGLNQWQSLICMLYSAAPKARVQMSRRDPLSTFQFLDYGLSISFYRAPYLVDIDIVDGKRVLKLDSIAENGNAWKGVDVLSFNSGHWWTHKGALQGWDVMEEGGKYSEDMDRLVAFQKGMTTWARWIDANIDRSTARVFLLSVSPTHYTPKEWNDPVSKNCYGQTEPVPGWSYPGSYPDQMAVLQAVVKSMSNPAYLLDITTLSQLRKDGHPSIYSGDLSPQQRANPQRSSDCSHWCLPGLPDTWNLLLYTALFF; this is encoded by the exons ATGTCCTTCCGGCGGCTCTGGCCGTCCGTTCTCCTGGCATTCCTCTGGTTTTCCCCGGGAGTGCAACCGGCATTGCTGCTGGCGAAACATCACAAGAAGGCGTCGGCTCGTACTCCCCGCTCGCCGCTGCCCCGCAACGCATCGGCGTGCGACATCTTCGTCGGGAGCTGGGTGGTCGACAGAGACTATCCTTTATATCCATCTTCAGATTGTCCATACATCGACCCCGAGTTCAATTGTCAGTTGTTCGGAAGGCCGGATTCTCAGTACCTCAAGTATAGATGGCAGCCCTCCAACTGCGACCTACCAAG GTTTGACGGTCAGCTTTTCCTATCGAAAATGAAGGGCAAGTCGATGATGTTCGTGGGGGATTCTCTTGGTCTCAACCAATGGCAGTCGCTGATCTGCATGCTTTACTCCGCTGCCCCTAAAGCCAGAGTTCAGATGAGCAGACGAGACCCCTTGTCCACTTTTCAGTTCCTT GATTATGGGCTTTCCATATCTTTCTACAGGGCACCGTATCTGGTGGACATAGACATCGTGGACGGGAAAAGAGTGCTGAAGTTGGACTCCATCGCCGAGAACGGCAACGCCTGGAAGGGTGTGGACGTTCTATCCTTCAACTCGGGACATTGGTGGACTCATAAAGGAGCTCTTCAAGG GTGGGACGTGATGGAAGAAGGCGGAAAGTATTCGGAGGACATGGATCGGCTGGTGGCATTTCAGAAGGGCATGACAACGTGGGCTCGCTGGATCGACGCCAACATTGACCGCTCAACAGCAAGAGTCTTTCTCCTGTCGGTCTCGCCAACTCATTACAC GCCAAAGGAGTGGAATGACCCCGTGTCAAAGAACTGCTATGGGCAGACGGAACCTGTGCCGGGATGGAGCTACCCTGGCAGCTACCCGGACCAGATGGCGGTCCTCCAGGCCGTGGTGAAGAGCATGTCCAACCCGGCCTACCTGCTGGACATCACCACCCTCTCCCAGCTGAGGAAGGACGGCCACCCTTCCATCTACAGCGGCGACCTCAGCCCCCAGCAGAGGGCCAACCCACAAAGATCCTCCGACTGCAGCCACTGGTGCCTCCCCGGCCTCCCCGACACCTGGAACCTCCTCTTGTACACCGCTTTATTCTTTTGA
- the LOC116255097 gene encoding ABC transporter I family member 20: METICIDNLRFTYPGIDGQPPAGAEPVIEGFSLTLHAGDRCLLVGSNGAGKTTILKILGGKHMVEPEMVRVLGRSAFHDTNLSASGDLCYLGGEWRRDIAFAGFEVPIQMDVSAEKMIFGVSGIDHQRREELIKVLDIDLSWRMHKVSDGQRRRVQICMGLLRPFKVLLLDEITVDLDVLARASILKFLKKECLERRATIIYATHIFDGLEDWPSHIVYVAHGKLQLALPMEVVKEASNLSLMRTVESWLRKERDEDRRRKGRGAEGLPEYDECSDDNRVTSDPGRKAVQAINNGWAAGRLNSTIAGQENYLFSSNSVLRQ, from the exons ATGGAAACCATTTGCATCGACAATCTCAGATTCACGTACCCAGGAATAGACGGGCAACCACCTGCAGGCGCCGAACCCGTAATCGAGGGTTTCTCGCTCACCCTTCATGCTGGGGACCGTTGCCTTCTCGTGGGTTCCAATGGCGCAG GGAAGACTACCATTCTGAAGATATTGGGGGGGAAACATATGGTCGAGCCCGAAATGGTTCGTGTTCTTGGGAGATCTGCTTTCCATGACACCAACCTTTCTGCTTCAGGAGATTTATGTTATTTGGGGGGTGAG TGGAGAAGAGATATTGCTTTTGCTGGTTTTGAGGTACCGATTCAGATGGATGTCTCAGCagagaaaatgatatttggagTATCTGGTATTGATcatcaaagaagagaagaactcATAAAG GTATTGGATATTGATCTATCTTGGCGGATGCACAAGGTATCAGATGGTCAGAGACGGCGAGTGCAGATCTGCATGGGCCTTCTTAGGCCATTTAAG GTCCTCCTCCTTGATGAGATTACTGTTGACTTGGATGTGCTAGCAAGAGCTAGCATTTTGAAGTTTCTGAAGAAAGAATGCCTGGAGCGTCGAGCAACCATTATTTACGCCACACATATTTTTGATGGTCTTGAAGATTGGCCGTCACATATT GTTTATGTTGCTCATGGCAAGCTTCAGCTAGCATTGCCTATGGAGGTTGTGAAGGAAGCCAGTAATTTGTCATTAATG AGAACTGTGGAGAGCTGGCTGAGGAAGGAAAGAGATgaagatagaagaagaaaaggaaggggggCTGAAGGTCTTCCTGAATATGACGAGTGTAGTGATGACAACAGGGTAACTAGTGACCCTGGTCGGAAGGCTGTCCAAGCAATCAACAATGGCTGGGCAGCAGGAAGGCTGAATTCTACTATAGCTGGTCAAGAGAACTACTTGTTTAGTTCCAACAGTGTCCTAAGACAATGA